A portion of the endosymbiont of Galathealinum brachiosum genome contains these proteins:
- a CDS encoding DUF3144 domain-containing protein, with amino-acid sequence MTKETRDEEFWEITDKFIELANEQCDKHKNGKVSTSILFSAARFNSFMYASTAKNLEDFAKDKELAVEFLTQEYRKVLMENLNDYEKNYKDYLENK; translated from the coding sequence ATGACCAAAGAAACCCGAGATGAAGAATTCTGGGAAATAACAGATAAGTTTATTGAGCTTGCCAATGAGCAGTGTGATAAACATAAAAATGGAAAAGTAAGTACATCTATTTTATTTTCAGCCGCTCGTTTTAATTCATTTATGTATGCCTCTACAGCAAAAAATCTGGAAGATTTTGCAAAAGATAAAGAGTTGGCAGTTGAGTTTTTGACGCAGGAATATAGAAAAGTATTAATGGAGAATTTAAATGATTATGAAAAGAATTATAAGGATTATTTAGAAAATAAATAA